In Stenotrophomonas sp. 169, one DNA window encodes the following:
- the msrB gene encoding peptide-methionine (R)-S-oxide reductase MsrB yields the protein MSLTRRHLLGLGGMAAAASVLGVGACSRAAPAAAEAAPARRFDIMRSDAEWKQRLTPAQYAVLRQQATERAGSSPLDREKRRGTFHCAGCALPLFSSATKFESGTGWPSFWQPLKDAVGEQRDTLFGMVRVEIHCRRCGGHLGHVFNDGPRPTGLRYCMNGAAMTFEPSAAADANDSGERWRVPV from the coding sequence GCCGCCGCCAGCGTGCTGGGCGTGGGGGCCTGCAGCCGCGCTGCCCCTGCAGCCGCCGAGGCCGCGCCGGCCCGCCGCTTCGACATCATGCGCAGCGATGCCGAATGGAAGCAGCGCCTGACCCCTGCGCAGTACGCCGTGCTGCGCCAGCAGGCCACCGAGCGCGCAGGCAGCAGTCCGCTGGACCGGGAAAAGCGCCGGGGCACGTTCCACTGCGCGGGCTGCGCGCTGCCGCTGTTTTCGTCGGCCACCAAGTTCGAGAGTGGCACCGGCTGGCCGAGCTTCTGGCAGCCGCTGAAGGACGCGGTAGGCGAGCAGCGCGATACGCTGTTCGGCATGGTAAGGGTGGAAATCCACTGCCGCCGCTGTGGTGGCCATCTGGGCCATGTGTTCAACGACGGCCCCCGCCCGACGGGTCTGCGCTATTGCATGAACGGTGCAGCGATGACGTTTGAACCCTCTGCCGCCGCCGATGCCAACGACAGCGGCGAACGCTGGCGCGTGCCCGTGTGA